A region from the Pseudomonas sp. P8_229 genome encodes:
- the hslU gene encoding ATP-dependent protease ATPase subunit HslU: MSMTPREIVHELNRHIIGQDDAKRAVAIALRNRWRRMQLPEELRVEVTPKNILMIGPTGVGKTEIARRLAKLANAPFIKVEATKFTEVGYVGRDVESIIRDLADAAIKMLREQEMTRVRHRAEDAAEDRILDALLPPARMGFSNEETPSTDSNTRQLFRKRLREGQLDDKEIEIEVAEVSGIEIATPPGMEEMTSQLQNLFANMGKGKKKARKLKVKEALKLVRDEEAGRLVNEEELKAKALEAVEQHGIVFIDEIDKVAKRGNVGGADVSREGVQRDLLPLIEGCTVNTKLGMVKTDHILFIASGAFHLSKPSDLVPELQGRLPIRVELKALSPEDFERILSEPHASLTEQYCALLKTEGLNIQFQPEGIKRLAEIAWQVNEKTENIGARRLHTLLERLLEEVSFSAGDLASTHDEKPILIDAEYVNSHLGELAQNEDLSRYIL; encoded by the coding sequence ATGTCCATGACTCCCCGCGAAATCGTCCACGAACTCAACCGCCACATCATCGGCCAGGACGATGCCAAGCGCGCCGTCGCGATTGCCTTGCGCAACCGCTGGCGCCGCATGCAGCTGCCTGAAGAGCTGCGTGTTGAAGTGACCCCGAAGAACATCCTGATGATCGGCCCGACCGGTGTCGGTAAAACCGAAATTGCCCGTCGCTTGGCGAAACTGGCCAACGCGCCGTTCATCAAGGTCGAGGCGACCAAGTTCACCGAAGTCGGCTACGTTGGCCGTGACGTCGAATCGATCATCCGTGATCTGGCCGACGCCGCGATCAAGATGCTGCGCGAGCAGGAAATGACCCGCGTGCGTCACCGCGCCGAAGACGCCGCCGAGGATCGCATCCTCGACGCGCTGCTGCCACCGGCGCGCATGGGCTTCAGCAATGAAGAAACCCCGAGCACCGATTCCAACACCCGCCAACTGTTCCGCAAGCGCCTGCGCGAAGGTCAGTTGGACGACAAGGAAATCGAGATCGAAGTCGCTGAAGTGTCCGGCATCGAAATCGCCACGCCGCCAGGCATGGAAGAGATGACCAGCCAGTTGCAGAACCTGTTCGCCAACATGGGCAAGGGCAAGAAAAAGGCCCGCAAGCTCAAGGTCAAGGAAGCGCTGAAGCTGGTGCGCGACGAAGAGGCTGGCCGCCTGGTCAACGAAGAAGAGTTGAAGGCCAAGGCGCTGGAAGCGGTCGAGCAGCACGGCATCGTGTTCATCGACGAGATCGACAAGGTCGCCAAACGCGGCAATGTCGGCGGTGCCGATGTGTCCCGCGAAGGCGTACAGCGCGACCTGCTGCCGCTGATCGAAGGCTGCACCGTCAACACCAAGCTGGGCATGGTCAAGACCGACCACATCCTGTTCATCGCCTCCGGTGCGTTCCACCTGAGCAAGCCGAGCGATCTGGTGCCGGAACTGCAGGGCCGTCTGCCGATCCGCGTCGAACTCAAGGCGCTGAGCCCGGAAGACTTCGAACGCATCCTCAGCGAACCGCACGCCTCGCTCACCGAGCAATACTGCGCGCTGCTGAAAACCGAAGGCCTGAACATCCAGTTCCAGCCCGAAGGCATCAAGCGTCTGGCGGAGATAGCCTGGCAGGTCAACGAGAAGACCGAGAACATCGGTGCCCGTCGCCTGCACACGCTGCTTGAGCGTCTGCTGGAAGAGGTGTCGTTCAGTGCCGGCGACCTGGCCAGCACCCACGATGAGAAGCCGATTCTGATCGACGCCGAATACGTCAACAGCCACCTGGGCGAATTGGCGCAGAACGAAGACCTGTCCCGTTATATCCTGTAG
- a CDS encoding primosomal protein N' has translation MPDAILRLALPSPLRRLFDYRAPVGVLRAQLQPGMRLRVPFGRREMIGILVEVTDTSEVPAEKLKPALALLDTEPPLPPALFKLCLWTSQYYQHSLGDTLSWALPVLLRQGELAEARQERFWSITPGASLDDPRIARAPRQREALATLAQHPHGVAHQLLSKLMLSKDSLDLLLAKNLVQVEIRRHAPGVRHEHWLAQPELPLNSEQRAAYEAIRAGFDSYHAFLLAGVTGSGKTEVYLQLIRETLEAGKQALVLIPEINLGPQTLARFEQRFNARIALLHSAVNDRERLDAWLAARDGEADIIIGTRSALFTPMKNPGLIIVDEEHDGSYKQQEGLRYHARDLALVRARQENIPIVLGSATPSLESLHNAYTGRYGLLRINERAGGAKQPRFLRLDVKSRPLDSGISGPMQQAIGQTLAAGQQVLVFLNRRGFAPTLLCHDCGWMSECSRCDARMTVHQRYGELRCHHCGYVERVPRQCPKCNKVDLRPVGAGTERAEERLAILFPDYPVLRVDRDSTSRKDAMNQLFATIQKGKPCILVGTQMLAKGHHFPRVTLVSILDADGGLFSGDFRASERMAQLIVQVAGRAGRAEEPGKVIIQTHLADHPLLVQLTEQGYFAFAEQALSERRAAGLPPFSHLALLRAEAHKPGQAEGFLDEACSAAERLLTEQKLTGIELLGPVPAPMERRAGRYRAQLLVQATARAPLHRLLASWLLELEQMPSGRAVRWSLDVDPVDLY, from the coding sequence GTGCCCGACGCCATTCTGCGCCTCGCCCTGCCTTCGCCCCTGCGCCGCCTGTTCGACTATCGAGCGCCGGTCGGGGTGCTGCGTGCCCAGTTGCAGCCAGGCATGCGCCTGCGGGTGCCATTCGGTCGACGCGAGATGATCGGGATTCTGGTCGAGGTCACGGACACCAGCGAAGTGCCGGCGGAGAAACTCAAACCGGCGCTGGCCCTGCTCGATACCGAGCCGCCGCTGCCGCCAGCACTGTTCAAGCTGTGCCTGTGGACATCGCAGTATTACCAGCACAGCCTCGGCGACACATTGAGCTGGGCACTGCCGGTGCTACTGCGTCAGGGCGAACTGGCCGAGGCCCGTCAGGAACGTTTCTGGTCGATTACACCCGGGGCCAGCCTGGATGATCCGCGCATCGCCCGCGCCCCACGGCAACGTGAAGCGCTGGCGACGCTCGCGCAACACCCGCACGGCGTCGCCCATCAGTTGTTGAGCAAACTGATGCTGAGCAAAGACAGCCTCGACCTGTTGCTGGCCAAGAATCTGGTACAAGTGGAGATCCGGCGGCACGCCCCCGGCGTGCGCCATGAGCACTGGCTGGCGCAACCGGAGTTGCCGCTGAACAGCGAGCAACGCGCCGCATACGAGGCGATCCGCGCCGGCTTTGACAGTTACCACGCCTTTCTCTTGGCCGGGGTCACCGGCAGTGGCAAGACTGAAGTCTATTTGCAGTTGATTCGCGAAACCCTTGAAGCCGGCAAGCAGGCGCTGGTGCTGATCCCGGAGATCAACCTCGGCCCGCAGACCCTGGCGCGCTTCGAGCAGCGCTTCAACGCCCGCATCGCCTTGCTGCACTCAGCGGTCAACGACCGCGAGCGCCTCGACGCCTGGCTCGCCGCCCGTGACGGCGAGGCCGACATTATTATCGGCACCCGCTCGGCGCTGTTCACGCCGATGAAGAACCCGGGGCTGATCATCGTCGACGAAGAGCACGACGGCTCCTATAAACAGCAGGAAGGCCTGCGCTACCACGCCCGCGATCTGGCGCTGGTGCGCGCACGCCAGGAAAACATCCCGATCGTCCTCGGCTCCGCCACGCCGTCGCTGGAAAGCCTGCACAACGCCTACACCGGTCGCTACGGCCTGCTGCGCATCAACGAACGCGCCGGCGGTGCCAAGCAACCACGCTTCTTGCGTCTGGATGTGAAAAGCCGTCCGCTGGACAGCGGCATTTCCGGGCCGATGCAGCAAGCCATCGGCCAGACCCTCGCGGCCGGCCAGCAGGTGCTGGTGTTCCTCAACCGGCGCGGCTTTGCGCCGACGTTGCTGTGCCACGATTGCGGCTGGATGTCCGAGTGCTCGCGCTGCGATGCGCGGATGACCGTGCACCAGCGCTATGGCGAGCTGCGCTGCCACCATTGTGGCTACGTCGAACGCGTGCCGCGCCAGTGCCCCAAGTGCAACAAGGTCGATCTGCGCCCGGTGGGTGCCGGCACCGAGCGCGCCGAGGAACGGCTGGCGATTCTGTTCCCGGATTACCCGGTGCTGCGCGTCGACCGCGACAGCACTTCGCGCAAGGACGCGATGAATCAGTTGTTCGCGACGATTCAGAAGGGCAAGCCGTGCATTCTGGTCGGCACACAGATGTTGGCCAAGGGGCACCACTTCCCCCGGGTCACACTGGTGTCGATTCTCGATGCCGACGGCGGGCTGTTCTCCGGCGACTTCCGCGCCAGCGAGCGCATGGCGCAATTGATTGTGCAGGTGGCCGGGCGCGCAGGCCGGGCGGAAGAGCCGGGCAAGGTGATCATTCAGACGCATCTGGCCGACCATCCTTTATTGGTGCAATTGACCGAGCAGGGTTACTTCGCCTTTGCCGAGCAGGCTTTGAGTGAGCGCCGCGCTGCGGGTTTGCCACCGTTTTCACATCTGGCGTTGTTGCGCGCCGAAGCGCACAAGCCGGGGCAGGCCGAAGGCTTTCTCGATGAAGCCTGCAGCGCGGCCGAGCGCTTGCTCACTGAGCAGAAGCTGACCGGCATCGAATTGCTCGGGCCGGTGCCGGCGCCAATGGAGCGCCGCGCCGGACGCTATCGTGCACAGCTGTTGGTGCAAGCGACGGCGCGGGCGCCGCTGCATCGGCTGCTCGCCAGTTGGTTGCTGGAGCTGGAACAGATGCCGAGCGGGCGGGCGGTGCGCTGGTCGCTGGATGTTGATCCCGTGGATTTGTATTGA
- the argS gene encoding arginine--tRNA ligase, with amino-acid sequence MKDTIRQLIQQALTQLVNEGVLPEGLSPAIQVENARDKTHGDFASNIAMMLAKPAGMKPRDLAEKIIAALPADENVTKAEIAGPGFINFFQNTQALASRLDAALADANVGVRKAGPAQRTVVDLSAPNLAKEMHVGHLRSTIIGDGVARVLEFLGDQVIRQNHVGDWGTQFGMLMAYLQENPITSDELSDLENFYRAAKQRFDESEEFADRARGLVVKLQAGDAECLALWTKFKDISLSHCQKIYELLNVKLTMADVMGESAYNDDLINVVNDLKAAGMLVESNGAQCVFLDEFKNADGDPLAVIIVKADGGYLYATTDLAAVRYRSGKLKADRALYFVDQRQALHFQQVFAVARKAGFVTHPMEMEHMGFGTMNGADGRPFKTRDGGTVKLIDLLTEAQERAYNLVKEKNPELAEDELRNIAKVVGIGAVKYADLSKHRTSDYSFNFDLMLNFEGNSAPYLLFAYTRVAGVFRKLGKDFSEVDGQIVLEAAHEQELAAKLAQFGEVLNSVAEKGTPHILCTYLYDVAGLFSSFYENCPILAAETPAQMQSRLRLAALTGRTLKQGLELLGLETLERM; translated from the coding sequence ATGAAAGACACCATTCGCCAGCTGATCCAACAAGCCCTCACCCAACTCGTCAACGAAGGTGTGTTGCCTGAAGGCCTGTCGCCGGCGATTCAGGTGGAGAACGCCCGTGACAAGACCCACGGCGACTTCGCCAGCAACATCGCCATGATGCTGGCCAAGCCTGCGGGCATGAAACCGCGCGATCTGGCGGAGAAAATCATCGCCGCGCTGCCGGCCGACGAAAACGTCACCAAGGCCGAAATCGCCGGCCCAGGCTTCATCAATTTCTTCCAGAACACCCAGGCCCTGGCCTCGCGTCTCGACGCGGCGCTTGCCGACGCCAACGTGGGCGTGCGCAAGGCCGGCCCGGCGCAACGCACCGTGGTTGACCTGTCGGCGCCGAACCTGGCCAAAGAGATGCACGTCGGCCACTTGCGCTCGACCATCATCGGCGACGGCGTGGCTCGCGTGCTTGAATTCCTCGGCGACCAAGTGATCCGCCAGAACCACGTGGGCGACTGGGGCACCCAGTTCGGCATGTTGATGGCGTATCTGCAGGAAAACCCGATCACCAGCGACGAGCTGTCTGATCTGGAAAACTTCTACCGCGCCGCCAAGCAGCGTTTCGACGAGTCCGAAGAGTTCGCCGACCGCGCCCGTGGCCTGGTGGTCAAGCTGCAGGCCGGTGATGCCGAGTGCCTGGCGCTGTGGACCAAGTTCAAGGACATCTCGCTGTCGCACTGCCAGAAGATCTACGAACTGCTCAACGTCAAACTGACCATGGCCGACGTGATGGGCGAAAGCGCCTATAACGACGACCTGATCAACGTGGTCAACGACCTGAAGGCCGCTGGCATGCTGGTCGAAAGCAACGGCGCGCAGTGCGTGTTCCTCGACGAGTTCAAGAACGCCGACGGCGACCCGCTGGCGGTGATCATCGTCAAGGCTGACGGCGGCTACCTGTACGCCACCACTGACCTGGCCGCCGTGCGCTATCGCAGTGGCAAGCTCAAGGCTGATCGTGCGCTGTACTTCGTCGACCAGCGTCAGGCCCTGCACTTCCAGCAAGTGTTCGCCGTGGCACGCAAGGCCGGTTTCGTGACCCATCCGATGGAGATGGAGCACATGGGCTTCGGCACCATGAACGGCGCCGATGGCCGTCCGTTCAAGACCCGTGACGGCGGCACCGTGAAGCTGATCGACCTGCTGACCGAAGCGCAGGAACGTGCCTACAACCTGGTGAAAGAAAAGAACCCGGAGCTGGCTGAAGACGAACTGCGCAACATCGCCAAAGTCGTCGGCATCGGCGCGGTGAAATACGCCGACCTGTCGAAGCACCGCACCAGCGACTACAGCTTCAACTTCGACCTGATGCTGAATTTCGAAGGCAACAGCGCGCCGTACCTGCTATTCGCCTACACCCGTGTCGCTGGCGTATTCCGCAAACTCGGCAAGGACTTCAGCGAAGTCGATGGCCAGATCGTCCTCGAAGCCGCGCACGAGCAAGAGCTGGCGGCGAAGCTGGCGCAGTTCGGCGAAGTGCTGAACAGCGTCGCGGAAAAAGGCACCCCGCACATTCTCTGCACCTACCTGTATGACGTCGCCGGTCTGTTCTCCAGCTTCTATGAGAACTGCCCGATCCTCGCCGCCGAAACGCCGGCCCAGATGCAGAGCCGTCTGCGTCTGGCCGCGCTGACCGGTCGCACTCTCAAGCAAGGCCTGGAACTGTTGGGCCTGGAAACTCTGGAGCGCATGTAA
- a CDS encoding thermonuclease family protein encodes MKKASLAGAFFVSAIWLSGAQAFCPAPAGLTSVAVQRVVDGDTLRLSDGRSVRMIGLNTPELGKQGRSDEPFAVAARKRLQALVDASGGRVGLLPGKQAKDHYGRTLAYIYSASGANLEAKMLADGLGFQVAVAPNVDLVACQQAAERSARKAGLGLWRQSPVLKVEQIQRSGFAVISGRVSKVQRNRGGIWIELQGLLVLRVAPNLVGQFDNARLQALKGKQIEARGWIVDRSRRGGLQSGQSRWLLSLTDPSMLQVLR; translated from the coding sequence ATGAAAAAGGCGTCCCTTGCGGGCGCCTTTTTTGTGTCTGCGATTTGGCTGTCCGGTGCACAGGCCTTTTGCCCGGCACCTGCGGGACTGACCAGCGTTGCCGTGCAGCGCGTAGTCGATGGCGACACGCTGCGCCTGAGCGATGGGCGCAGCGTACGGATGATCGGCCTCAACACACCTGAACTGGGCAAGCAGGGCCGCAGCGACGAACCCTTTGCGGTGGCGGCACGCAAACGCCTGCAAGCGCTGGTGGATGCCAGCGGCGGACGCGTCGGTTTGCTGCCCGGCAAGCAAGCCAAAGACCATTACGGCCGTACGCTTGCGTATATTTACAGCGCCAGTGGCGCCAATCTCGAAGCGAAAATGCTCGCCGATGGCCTCGGTTTCCAGGTCGCAGTCGCGCCGAATGTCGATCTTGTTGCCTGTCAGCAAGCCGCCGAACGCAGTGCGCGAAAGGCCGGGCTGGGCCTCTGGCGGCAGTCACCTGTACTGAAAGTGGAGCAGATCCAGCGCTCGGGTTTCGCCGTGATCAGTGGGCGTGTGAGCAAGGTTCAGCGCAATCGCGGCGGAATCTGGATCGAGTTGCAGGGCTTGCTTGTACTGCGCGTTGCACCCAATCTGGTCGGACAATTCGACAATGCCCGTTTGCAGGCGCTGAAAGGCAAGCAGATCGAGGCTCGTGGCTGGATCGTCGATCGTTCGCGGCGCGGTGGACTGCAATCCGGTCAGTCACGTTGGCTGCTGTCGCTGACCGATCCTTCGATGTTGCAAGTGCTGCGCTAA
- the rpmE gene encoding 50S ribosomal protein L31 yields the protein MKADIHPNYPEIAVTCSCGNKFETRSTFGKALAIDVCNECHPFYTGKQKTLDTGGRVQKFADRFATFGVGKKA from the coding sequence ATGAAAGCCGATATCCACCCGAATTACCCAGAAATCGCTGTTACCTGCTCGTGCGGTAACAAGTTTGAAACTCGTTCGACCTTCGGCAAAGCCCTGGCGATCGACGTTTGCAACGAATGCCACCCGTTCTACACCGGTAAGCAGAAGACTCTGGACACCGGCGGCCGCGTGCAGAAGTTCGCAGACCGTTTCGCTACTTTCGGCGTTGGCAAAAAAGCCTGA
- a CDS encoding SPOR domain-containing protein: MAAKKKPAPKRGASRYQAPAKQPIPGWLWMAIGLTVGAFIVFLMKLEPGKGSDTVKREKVEQAQQQKASKIAEANKTPPSPTQPVKPKYDFYTLLPESEVIVPPDAVPEKTLPTPQVPNIPTTPVTPAEAAKIDTARAQAALAGITPPPAPPVSKAAPVTKFFLQAGSFRKEADADKVRAQIILLGQAVSVESGTVKDETWYRVLVGPFSNREQLTTAQKQLAGSGFSNLLLQQRQSR, encoded by the coding sequence TTGGCTGCCAAGAAAAAACCTGCACCCAAGCGTGGCGCCAGCCGTTACCAAGCTCCTGCAAAGCAACCGATCCCGGGTTGGCTGTGGATGGCCATCGGCCTGACGGTCGGTGCGTTCATCGTGTTCCTGATGAAACTGGAGCCGGGCAAGGGCAGCGACACGGTCAAACGCGAGAAAGTCGAGCAAGCGCAACAGCAGAAAGCGTCGAAGATCGCCGAGGCCAACAAGACCCCGCCGAGCCCGACGCAACCGGTGAAGCCGAAGTACGACTTCTACACCCTGCTGCCGGAATCGGAAGTGATCGTGCCGCCGGATGCGGTGCCGGAGAAGACTCTGCCGACGCCACAAGTGCCGAACATCCCGACGACTCCGGTGACCCCGGCGGAAGCGGCGAAGATCGACACCGCGCGCGCTCAGGCAGCCCTGGCCGGGATCACCCCGCCGCCAGCGCCACCGGTGAGCAAGGCCGCACCTGTGACCAAGTTCTTCCTCCAGGCCGGCTCGTTCCGCAAAGAGGCGGATGCGGACAAGGTTCGGGCGCAGATCATTCTGCTCGGCCAGGCCGTTTCGGTTGAGTCGGGCACGGTGAAGGACGAAACCTGGTACCGCGTATTGGTCGGCCCGTTCAGCAACCGCGAACAACTGACCACCGCGCAGAAACAACTGGCGGGCAGCGGCTTCAGCAATTTGTTGTTACAACAACGCCAGAGCCGCTGA
- the phaC gene encoding class II poly(R)-hydroxyalkanoic acid synthase, with product MSNKNNDDLKYQASENTLGLNPVVGLRGKDLLASARMVLSQAIKQPIHSVKHVTHFGLELKNVLFGKSELQPASDDRRFADPAWSQNPLYKRYLQTYLAWRKELHSWIDDSSLSPKDIARGHFVINLMTEAMAPTNTAANPAAVKRFFETGGKSLLDGLSHLAKDLVHNGGMPSQVNMGAFEVGKSLGVTEGAVVFRNDVLELIQYKPITEQVHERPLLVVPPQINKFYVFDLSPDKSLARFCLRHNVQTFIVSWRNPTKAQREWGLSTYIDALKEAVDVVTAITGSKDVNMLGACSGGITCTALLGHYAALGEKKVNALTLLVSVLDTTLDSDVALFVDEQTLETAKRHSYQAGVLEGKDMAKVFAWMRPNDLIWNYWVNNYLLGNEPPVFDILFWNNDTTRLPAAFHGDLIEMFKNNPLIRPNALEVCGTPIDLKQVTADIFSLAGTNDHITPWKSCYKSAQLFGGKVEFVLSSSGHIQSILNPPGNPKSRYMTSEGMAANADEWQENSAKHTDSWWLYWQAWQAERSGDLRKAPLKLGNKAYPAGEASPGTYVHER from the coding sequence ATGAGTAACAAGAATAACGATGACCTGAAGTACCAAGCCTCGGAAAACACCCTGGGGCTTAATCCCGTCGTTGGGCTGCGCGGAAAGGATCTGCTGGCCTCTGCTCGAATGGTGCTGTCCCAGGCCATCAAACAACCGATCCATAGCGTCAAACACGTGACCCATTTCGGTCTCGAACTGAAGAACGTGCTGTTCGGCAAATCCGAACTGCAACCGGCCAGCGATGACCGTCGCTTCGCCGATCCGGCCTGGAGCCAGAACCCGCTCTATAAACGTTATCTGCAAACCTACCTGGCGTGGCGCAAGGAGCTCCATTCCTGGATCGATGACAGCAGCCTGTCACCCAAAGACATCGCCCGCGGCCACTTCGTGATCAACCTGATGACCGAAGCCATGGCCCCGACCAACACGGCGGCCAACCCCGCGGCGGTCAAACGCTTCTTCGAGACCGGCGGCAAAAGCCTGCTCGACGGTCTCTCGCATCTGGCCAAGGATCTGGTGCACAACGGCGGCATGCCGAGCCAGGTCAACATGGGCGCATTCGAGGTCGGCAAGAGCCTGGGCGTGACCGAAGGCGCAGTGGTGTTTCGCAACGACGTGCTGGAGCTGATCCAGTACAAGCCGATCACCGAGCAGGTCCACGAGCGACCGTTGCTCGTCGTGCCGCCACAGATCAACAAGTTCTACGTATTCGATTTGAGCCCGGACAAGAGCCTGGCGCGTTTCTGCCTGCGCCATAACGTGCAGACCTTCATCGTCAGCTGGCGCAACCCGACCAAGGCCCAGCGCGAATGGGGCCTGTCGACCTACATCGATGCGCTCAAGGAAGCGGTCGACGTGGTCACGGCAATCACCGGCAGCAAAGACGTGAACATGCTGGGCGCCTGCTCCGGCGGTATCACCTGCACCGCCCTGCTCGGCCACTACGCCGCGCTCGGCGAGAAGAAGGTCAACGCCCTGACCCTGCTGGTCAGCGTGCTCGACACCACCCTGGACAGCGACGTCGCCCTGTTCGTCGACGAGCAGACCCTGGAGACCGCCAAGCGCCACTCGTATCAGGCCGGCGTGCTCGAAGGCAAGGACATGGCCAAGGTCTTCGCGTGGATGCGCCCCAACGATCTGATCTGGAACTACTGGGTCAACAACTACCTGCTCGGCAACGAGCCGCCGGTGTTCGACATCCTGTTCTGGAACAATGACACCACACGGTTGCCGGCCGCGTTCCACGGCGACCTGATCGAGATGTTCAAAAATAATCCACTGATCCGCCCCAATGCACTGGAAGTGTGCGGCACGCCGATCGACCTCAAGCAGGTCACGGCCGACATCTTCTCGCTGGCCGGCACCAACGACCACATCACCCCGTGGAAGTCCTGCTACAAGTCGGCGCAGCTGTTTGGCGGCAAGGTAGAGTTCGTGCTGTCGAGCAGCGGGCATATCCAGAGCATTCTGAACCCGCCGGGCAACCCGAAATCGCGTTACATGACCAGCGAAGGCATGGCCGCCAATGCCGACGAATGGCAAGAGAACTCGGCCAAACACACCGATTCCTGGTGGCTGTACTGGCAGGCGTGGCAGGCCGAGCGCTCGGGCGATCTGAGAAAGGCCCCACTGAAACTGGGCAACAAGGCGTATCCGGCGGGCGAGGCTTCGCCGGGCACTTACGTTCACGAGCGGTAA
- the hslV gene encoding ATP-dependent protease subunit HslV, whose amino-acid sequence MTTIVSVRRHGKVVMGGDGQVSLGNTVMKGNAKKVRRLYHGQVIAGFAGATADAFTLFERFEGQLEKHQGHLIRAAVELAKEWRTDRSLSRLEAMLAVANKDASLIITGNGDVVEPENGLIAMGSGGGYAQAAASALLKKTDLSAREIVETALGIAADICVFTNHTQTIEEQDLAEEA is encoded by the coding sequence TTGACCACCATCGTTTCAGTCCGCCGCCACGGCAAAGTCGTCATGGGCGGCGACGGCCAGGTTTCTCTGGGCAACACCGTCATGAAAGGCAACGCGAAGAAAGTTCGCCGTCTGTACCACGGCCAGGTCATCGCCGGTTTCGCCGGTGCCACCGCCGACGCCTTTACGCTCTTCGAACGTTTCGAAGGCCAGCTCGAGAAACATCAGGGCCACCTGATCCGCGCCGCTGTCGAACTCGCCAAAGAATGGCGCACCGACCGCTCCCTCAGCCGCCTTGAAGCCATGCTCGCGGTCGCCAACAAGGACGCCTCGCTGATCATCACCGGCAACGGTGACGTGGTCGAACCCGAAAACGGCCTGATCGCCATGGGTTCCGGTGGCGGTTACGCCCAGGCTGCAGCCAGCGCACTGCTGAAAAAGACCGACCTGTCGGCCCGTGAAATCGTCGAAACCGCTCTCGGTATCGCCGCCGACATCTGTGTATTCACCAACCACACTCAGACCATTGAGGAGCAGGATCTCGCTGAAGAAGCCTGA
- a CDS encoding gamma-butyrobetaine hydroxylase-like domain-containing protein — translation MTNTIPTDIKLHKASKTLTLTYASGEEYTLPAEFLRVHSPSAEVQGHGKPILQFGKLNVGLSKLEPAGHYALKLTFDDGHDSGLFTWEYLYELGRRYDALWADYLAELKAAGKTRDPDESIVKLML, via the coding sequence ATGACCAACACGATCCCCACCGACATCAAACTGCACAAAGCCTCGAAAACCCTGACGCTCACCTACGCATCCGGCGAGGAATACACCCTGCCCGCCGAATTCCTGCGCGTGCATTCCCCCTCCGCCGAGGTCCAGGGCCACGGCAAACCGATCCTGCAATTCGGCAAGCTCAACGTCGGCCTGAGCAAGCTGGAACCGGCCGGTCACTACGCACTGAAACTGACCTTCGACGACGGTCACGACAGCGGCTTGTTCACCTGGGAATACCTCTACGAGCTGGGGCGACGTTATGACGCACTCTGGGCCGACTATCTGGCCGAGCTCAAAGCCGCCGGAAAAACCCGCGATCCGGACGAGTCGATCGTCAAGCTGATGCTCTAG